CGCTTGTTAGCCAGATGTTGCCAGCCAAGAAAGATATAAGACTCAGTAATTATTGTTTAATTCATAATGTAGTACTAAAtccattactttattattacttCTTTAGTAATTACCCAGTATTCATTAGTAATTCATAATAGTGACAAGtgttaatatactgtagtactgCTCATTTGTTCCTGCCTGACGCTTGCATAGCGGTCTGTGAGTGTTCCCTCGTGCCCGTTCCACCTCGACATCTGATCTGAACCTCACCCGAGCTAACGAACAGCCCGTAAAACAGCCGAGGGGATTCCGAACTGAAAGAAAGGCAGCGAGAGAACACAACACTGCCGACAGTAATGCAACCCAGCGAAAGTCTGTACTGTGCTTCCAGGTCTCCCCTAGTGTTAAGCGCAACCATGGAAACAGCAAATAGTTTAGGGATGTTTTACTAGAACAACATTGAGGGAGATCGGACGGTCAGTGGTGTCTCGCTGAGTCGTACAGTAAGCTATCAGCGTCTTTGGTTAGTGTTCTGTAGCGTTCTGTCATGGTGCCTGAGGTGAGTGTCAGCAAGAATTGGAGGTTAACGGAGTTATCATTCAGTCGCTTCTTCCCCCTGTCAGGAACTCGTTCCTCTGATtcactcgctctctcgctcgAGCCGTCcgtccctcactctctctctctccaatcaGACTGTCTTCAGTCAACTGCTGTGAGTCATCCGATCTCATTTTACTCGATCCTTTGcttttgttgtttggtttttttttgttgtttaaaaacctatccacctctttttctctctcattctgtctctacTGTAATGGGTGACACGTTGGTCGCCTGTAACCATGGCGACACTGCAGCATGTCTGCGTCGAATCGGTAACGTTTCTCATGCCTCATTCTTCTCTCTTTCCGCCATCGCCCTGTGCACGCGTCATCAACTCAGTGCTTTCCTTTATTTCCTCATCCGTCCATCTGACCCTTTTAAGCCCCTCCTTTCCATCTTGTTCTTACCTCGTGGTGATACgatatcacacaaacacacacacacacacacacacaggaaagaaGATTTAGTACGTTTTCAGGAAGAGCTCCAGGCATTCACGTTAGCGTTTTTTATACTGtaatcctctgtgtgtgtgtgtttatatcttaATGGTCACCAAAGacacatttttgctttaaacGTTAGGGACGACAGTCCAGCCTGAAGGTcttgaaatgcttttctgcgcACCTCGGTTGTAacgagtggttatttgagttgctgtcagctcgaaccagacTCCTCTCCTCATCAACTGCTCGACTTCTCCCGCTAATGCATTAAGTTCTCGTCAGAGATCGGAACTGACAGTGCAGTGTGGAGGCAGACACGTCCTTAACTCgtaatgtgcgtgtgtgtgtgtgtgttgtaatgtgtgtgtgtgtgtgtgtgtgtgtgtgtgcctttttATGATTTCATCATTGTGAACATCTCCGTCCCACACACTCGTCTCCCTcgtctttgtgtttgtgtgtggccCGATCTGCCCGTGTGTGTCTGACGCTCGTAAATAAACAGTCGTGAGTGTGCAGTGTGGTGGAGGAGATTAATAGCATTAAAACCCGGCTTATGCTTAATTAAACTGCTCTgaatgatcacacacacacacacacacacacacagagagtatgcattttaaaatgataggTTACTGGTGTTGCATCATAAGATTGAACTGGAGTTATTAGAATTagcctatatactgtatatgttataagtgtgtgtgtgtgtgtgtgtgtgtgtgtgtgtgtgggtgtagctGGACCCCGAGCAGACTGGTTTCATTGCGGTGGAGAACTTCACCAGTCTGGCGGAGCAGCATGAGCTGCAGCTGGACCCCAGCAAGCTGGACATGCTGCTGGCCCTCGTTCAGAGCGACCAGCACGGCCACGTCTGCTACCAGGAGCTCATCGAgctggtgagacacacacatgcacacacacacacacacacatgtacgcacacacacacacacacacacacatgtacgcacacacatacacgtacacacacacacacatgtacgcacacacacacacatgtacgcacacacacacacacaggtacgcacacacacgcatatgcacacacacatacacacatacacacagacacacacacacgtgcactctccctctctgcttCGGAAGTCAAAATAAAGTGTTCAAGTCAATTATTTAAGCatgaattacatttattttggaaGAGAGGGATGTGTAAaatcatctttctttctttctttcttccatttcATGTTAGTTCCTCTATCCATTCTTCATTTCCTATCATCAGAGAGTAGGATAATCAGTGAGAGTTGGATAAAATGTGACACGCAGATATATATACCCATAGTTGGGGGTTTCCATgtgcctgtgtatgtgtgtgtctgtgtgtgtgtgtgtgtgtgtgtgcttaagaTATTTAAAGGGATAATGGGGTAATAAATGCAGAGCAGTAGGGCACTGCTGGCTTATCACAGctttccagacacacacacacacacacacacacacaaaccaaatcTCCCATCATGCACTGCTCTCTTGACTCCAGAGGAGCAAGCTTGGCTAAAATAATATCTACATTTagactgtgcgtgtgtgagtgtgtgagtgtgtgtgtgagtgtgtgtgtgtgtgtgtggtattttgTACAAAGGGACCGTTGATCTCAGATCGATTACACCACCTCATTACCATACAGTCAACAGGTTTCACACTGTtcctctccttctccatctctcctcctgtctcctTTAGCTAAGCAGCAAGCGCTCCAGTAGTTTCCGGCGTGCTATTGCCAATGGGCGGCGCACTCTGCAGCGCGAGATCCTATTGGACGAGACGGGCCTGGGCGTGTACAAGCGCTTTGTGCGCTACGTGGCGTATGAGATCCTCCCGTGTGAGACGGACAGACGCTGGTACTTTCATCAGAACAGGCTCTGTCCTCCACCTGTCTTCATGGCCATCGTCACCATAGTGcaggtgcgcacacacacacacacacacacacacacacacacacacacacacatacacactccttGGCGTTCTACCATTTGTcccatattcattcattcattctttctataaaaaaagaaagatataaTTCTGATTTCTTTTGACCCTGCtatagctctgtgtgtgtgtgtgtgtgtgtgtgtgtgtgtgtttgtgtgtgtcagattGTGGTGTTTATGTGTTATGGGGTGAGGCTCAACAAGTGGGTTCTGCAGACATATCAGCCAGACTTCATGAAGAGCCCACTGGTGTATCATCCAGGACACCGAGCCCAAGTCTGGAGATTCTTCAGCTACATGTTCATGCATGTTgggtaagaacacacacacacacacacacacacacacacacacacacacacactgacatcagTGCAATAGAAAACCATAGACACATACTAGTCTTTCAGTGTTGTTATGTTAtgtaattgcacacacacttgatCTTGGTCTGAAGTCCATTACTTTAGAGCCGCACTTGTTTATACGTTTTATACAGGTGCATGGAGCAGAGTCGATATTATTGATTCCAATGTCCTGAGTTTAGAAACCCGTTTGAAGTCCTGTGCTGAAGAAGCGTGCTGATCCTGCAGTTCTGAAGgaacagtgtgtgagtgaagtCCTTTGGTTTGGACCGTTGCTTAAAACACTGATTTCATAGCCTGGTACTTcagttcatcttcattaactgGTTTCTCCTGGACATGGTTATGGTGGAGCCAGAGCCTATCCATGGACCACTGAGTGTGTGATGAGGGTATATCTTTAAAgtgatgccagtccattgcaggggaCAATAGTCAGTCACACATAGTCagatctaggggcaatttagtcaCCATTCCACCTATTTCCATGATGTTTGGAGGTGGGTGGAaatcagagaacctggaggaacctacatggggagaacatggggAAACTCCAGGCAGACAGTAACATGAGGTATGGATTGAACCGGGGAACCTGGCCCTAGACCATGGTGCCCTGGACACTTTTATCCAAGGTAGTTTGCATGTAAGGTAGAATAGATCTGAGCAGATGAGAGTCTATGGTCAAAATCCCACCATTGGCTCTGGGATTTGGGATTGGAGGTCTGGGATTttaactcacaaccttccaatgaCTAACATAGAACCTCACCCACTCAGATCCCACTGCCCCAGATGATATATGGTAGATAGATGATTCAGATGAGAGATTAGCCCTAACAACCCTCCATTCTATCATCGGTTGAGTCGTACTAGATTGGTGACATCAAAGAACGCTGAAGTGGTTTGGTAGACCTCATTGTTGCATTCTCATCATTAAGCAGTGCTGTTCTTTTTCTATGGCTGCATCAGATACTAATGAGTTCTTCATTTTTGTTGACATCCATGCTGGACTGTCATTGTGGTTTCACCTGATCAGTTCTGCTGCCTTGGTTCTTCATGCAGGTGAACCATCATGCAGGTTCTTCATGCTCTTGTGTTGTTGCTCATTATCTTCATTACTAAGAGACACTCAGATTTGGTGATGCTGGTGCTCTGCTTTGTAATGCAGTCCTCAGAGTAGTATGAGTGCATTCCCCAGTCTGTACTCCTATGGGAAATGAGGGTTTACAAAGGGTTCTTGGTACATTATGGGGTCAATTTGCAGCTTGGAATCCAACCCTGATCATGGAGAACCAGATTTGATGTCGGTTTGGTGTTTTCCTGCTCAAATCCACATGATTCTACTCCTCAGTTAATGGCCATACTTACAAAGTGTGTCAGACCTTACTGTAGATAACGGCAAATCTGCTCGACGCCATTCAAACCAGACCATTATGAGGACTCTGGATTTAAGGAATTCTGCATGCAGTGTTGATATTGATGCAATTCCAACATGATCAACATAGGTACTGTTAGTAGATGTAGTTCCCTAATGAGCAAATCAGAGGCAACAACGGCAAGGACAGAACCTTgaaatgacatgaggaagaaacctcgagaggaaccggactgaaaaaggaacccatcctcttctgggtcaCATGAGATCATGGGATTTTGATTGCTACTCTAAATAGCCATACTGTGAAAAGGAAAATTGTACTTAGACGGATACGTACGTAgatgtgttgaaaggatgttgtTAGGTATGCACTTTTCATAAATAGTCCTGGGAGCTGCGTGGCAATCTTtacgattacagcagcagtttctTGGACGTGAAAAACGTTAGGGCATCCAAGTGAGACTATTTATAAGTGCAGAAAGCTTCAGACGAAGAACCAGAGGAGCAGAGCAGGAGAGTACTGAGGGCTTTAAAATCCAggatttattattcttttttttctttttaaaggggGTGAACCAAGACACCACTTGTCATCTCGAGAGGACTGCTGGGAAAAGCACCTCTGCCAGCGTTCAAGTTAAATTGAAGCCTTTTGAGATCATTTGCTATATCGCCTAGCTAAAACTGAGCAGCCAGCGCTCTGCAAATGTGTCAGGCTGCCTGATGGTGTCGGGCGGTTGGTAACCTCACGGGGAGAGACCTGTAACGGATAGAATTGGGAAGGAATCAGGTTAAAAGtagagtgaaaaaagaaagaatcctTTAGGGTTTGATATCCTTCCAATGCATTCTGCCAATGCACACAAGACATGATGTATGAATCACATTTGGAATGGTTTCCCACTGAAATGGGGTTTCCCCGCAAGCTGAAGGAATACATTTTGAGCGAACGCCGCCAAGAAACCCAGCATCTGTTTGCAGAACAACGAACAAGCAAGccaagctccaggctcccccaagGCCATGCTTTCAGGATTGACAGTACCGTGAAGCGGGAGCCGTAAtcaaaaaaacagcacatactGCAAGCGTTCTGCTTGTACATATGTTCAAATGCGGCGCGAAATGTCCGTGCGATTGAGAAAGAGAGGTGGCATCATCCGCGGAGCTGTTTCTGCAAACAGCAGGAGGTCTGAGAATCGAGGACTTGAGTGCCGTAGCTGTGATGCTTCCGAGTCACAGAAGTTAGTCACGCTCAATCTCTTCGCTGCTTAGATTAGCCTGCTATTAAAAATGTGCATATTCTGATATCGTAAGAACCTTGGCAGATTGTGATAGTCATTGTACACACCaatttttttatacaaacaGTGCTTGTTTACTCACAATCTGCTACCAGTATAGATAAAAGCACAAGATTTGGTGCCAAATTTGAGCGTGATCCTAACCCGAGGGCAAAAGTAAGGTACGAGATCGTTGCCGATGTGCTGTTTTACTCCCATCTGCACATGCCTGTTCAAAATCTGGCCATAAGTATAACAAATGAGGACGAACAAGATGGCTTACATTCAACCAAGTTAATGGAATGATGTTGTTACGTTATGTATATAGATAAAAAATAGGGCCTTAACAATAAATCAGGCTTTATAAGCATATCTTGTAACAGAGATCAAGTTGAATAACCTTGCAAGCTAGATATGTCATACTATCTAGCGAGTTACCTTCGCAACTGATTAAGACACGTAACATGAAGTAGCTCAATTTAACTGTTCGACGAACACAAACAATTATGTAAACATATTGGTTTAGTTATATATACgtaatgaggatttaataccaTCGGTATTCAGACCTCAAATGTAACACTGGTCGTGTGAGGCCAGTATTAAATACCTTAACATGACAATTAATGAATTAGTAGTGTCAACGAAGGACACTGAAAGAGACAGCATCCTAACCTGAGACATTATATTGCTTATATTGAGGACTAAATTGTTTCGGCATAACATTATAAGCTACACATAGTGCAAGCTGTAAGTGTAGTAGATGAGCGCTTGGTCAGCGTATCCTTCAAACCCTTCAAACTGGCActttttctttacaggagagtGCACTGAAACAACAAAAGCAGTGGGATTATCTTAATGATTCAACAGATGAATGAGGTAGTCAATTATTGATCAGTGTgcgagataaaaaaaaaataaattaatgcaaaataataggatgttctggatcaagtgctattttattttataagccGTTGAATCATGGAATAAATTTGCAGTGAATTAATCATACAGTATGATAATTGCAAGATGCAGCAATTACGCTAGACTATTATTAAATTGATTTCAACGTTTCATGGATTTTCATTAATACAATCATTGCAGTAGTTATATTTAAACTGTCTCTTGCCTTTATCTTACTTTGTATTATGCttgacagaattttttttctgccgaatatgatataatataatataaagaaatTTATCTCtcttcagtccacattttctatccctgattttttatttatttttttcggGCTTAAAagcaagtgtttgtgtttatagtGTTTAAAGTGCTCTTCAGAATCTTTATTCTTAAGTtgctgtctctgaatgtggcaCTTTGCTGAACTGAATTATGGGCTTACTTTCACAAAGAAGAGATTTGCTGCCTTGGAAAAGTGGAGCATTAAGACTTTCCAAAATGCTGTTTCAGGTATAACACAATACATAATATAAGCAGTTATTAACAGTTGACTGCTGGGAAAAGCAGACAGAGACACAGTCGAGGTTACAAAAATATGTGTACGCTAACCGAGCTGTCAGACTGCGAGTGTGTTGTCACAGTCAGGTTCATTGTCGGCCTTGCACATTCGCGCTAGTGTTAGAAAGCACAAACTGCTCTGTGCTcgagcataaaaaaaaaaataaaaaaagctcaGCTTGTCGTAGTAGTGAGCCGACAGTAGTGATGTCGTCGCTGTGCGGGTTTGTGGTTGGAAATGACACTCATGCCTGAAATTAGGTGAAAgtggattaaaataaataaataaataaataaataaacgattcCAGGAATggtttaattaaaattatagtgggggggggggggttaatttCAGGTCATTTACTCATTAATAAATGCATATAAGCAACGGTTGATTTACTCCTAAAACATCTCAACACCCCTTTAGATGAGAATGGTTAGTCAGTACTGTTAATAAATCAAAGTAATATGTTGTTGAAATAGTCACAATATTGATAATAAGCCTAGATTATAtgcttttgttttggatttggtCCTGTCTCCAGCCCCCATTCTTATAAACGGTCGATTACcctaatgtgttcacctgttccgtGTCACACCTTGATTAGTTTTGTTATTTCTGCCACTTTGTTACTGTTCTATGGATCAGAATACATTATGATGCTTTTGTATCAAAAAGTCCAAACTTTACTTTCCCGCGTTCTTTGTGTCTTGTTGTATTTCCTGGTTTGGACCCTCAACTGTTTCCGTGTTTTGATCATGAATTATCTtaaaactggactattgcaactcagtactctcgggcctcccggccagctccatcaaaccccttcaaatgattcagaatgcagcagcacgcctcatcttcaaccagcccaaaagaacccatgttacacccctcttcatctccctccactggcttcctgtagctgcccgcatcaaattcaaagccttgatgctcacctacaagaccttgtctggaacagcacccccgtacttcaacactctcctgaatgCTTATGTTCCCtaacgcaatctgcgatcaatcaacgaccgaggcttagtagtgcctactcagcgtggctcaaggtccctttcaagaaccttcacactaactgttcctcagtggtggaatgaacttccgacctcaatccggaccacagaatctctcaccatcttcaaaaaacagctaaagacccacctcttccgtgaacacctaaccaacccataacccataaaataaataaataaataaatacattactctggcacttacacctctactctgtgcactttgcttcttctggaactcaattaatggaccTTGTATTGTAGCAcgacttgtattgttctccgcttgatgtatcgctttgcttgtatttcctcatttgtaagtcgctttggataaaagcgtccgctaaatgaataaatgtaaatgtaaatgtaaatcttcgTGTTACCGTACCCACCCTTTCGTTTGATCCCAGCTACATCCATTTCACACCATTTCTTGCCGCATGCACATTTCAGTCTGATTTACATTACgccactgaattaaaaaaagaaaactgctttaaagaaaaaaataaataaagcgtcAATACAGAAAACTGCAGCACAGTGTACATTACAGAGAAAACACAGGATCCTCCAGATTATCAAGAGGGAATTCTCTGACCTCGATCTGACTACTAGTGTGTCGCATTACCGCAcaaacgcacacatacacactggaGTATAGCACAACTCGAGCCAGCAGGGTCGGAACTCGGCCACGCGAACACACAGATGGAGATTTAAACCCTGGTGGAACGGTTTTACACACTGGTGTGTGCACAGACTAGTCTAGCATGGTGGTAGTTTGCCAGTTTGGATTTGGATCAGGAATACACATTTCTACACGGATGTTGACATCTGTACTCGCCCGGCTTGTGCTCATATGCTGCGCATGAGACGTCCTGAATTCTTAGGACAAATTTAGACAAATCAGTAGCTTGGGTAGCTAGGACTATTTGCCAAGCTTtctggtgggtttttttttcatgatctcCCAGTGGACTCAGTCGGCTGCTGATATAGCAATGATATAGCATTTTCATCAACCATTCCATTGGTATCTTGATAGTGTACCTGTTGCTTGCTAATCATTCCTAAATCCCATTGCTTACtccactgcagacatcaacagcctTGCAGGGTATCCTTAGTTTGAAGACATGGTTTAAAGGGATCCCAAAGCCCAAAtttccaaaacacaaacatgtatcTTATACGTTAGCTAAGCCCTCTGTTCCCCATTTGAAAAACATAGCTATATGCTAGTGCAGCTCTGCCCGAGTCTAAAGATACCAACAAGCTAAGGCTTAATCTtctgtaaccactttatcctggtcagggccatGGCTGATCCAGAGCCTAGAGAACCCCCCTGAATGGGTCGCTAGTCCCTGGAGGCACCGTGCACACAAATTTtgacactcattcacaccaaggTGCTGTGTAGAGCTGCCAGTGCTCGtgccagcatgtttttgtggtGGGtaagaggaaaccggagaacctagAGGGAacacatagacagtaacccgagttcAGGAACCAGGAAAAGAGGGAACACTACTTGCTTTGCTACCATGTCATAAGAATTGCTTATTGAAGAGGTGGGTGCTCAGCCTGCATTTGAAGGTTGCCAAGAACCCACCTATACAGGCATCCAGGGGAAGTTCATTTCACTTCCTGGATCTCACTACAGAAAAGTCTTGAGCCACAAGGAAGACTGTCCAGGACCGAGTTGCAGTATTTGTTGGAATGCCAGTGTCTtgaaattatccatccatccattttctataccacttatcctacacagggttgggaggagcctggagtctatccctggggacaccctggatggggtgctgactcatcacagggcacaatcacacacccattcaaatttgaaaatgccactcagcctacaacgcatgtctttggactggtggggaaaccggagtacccggaggaagcacGGGGGGAGAACAAgaaaactctgcgcacacagaatggaggcgggatttgaacccccatcCCCGGAGGTGTAaggaaaacatgctaaccacaaagccaccgtgccccccaagAAAATTGTAAGTAACTGGGTTCTGTTATAGCGGTAACTCGGTTAACCATCACTATGAACAGGACTGAGTACTGATCCTTGAGGGACACCATTAAAGAGTGTGCATTGTGCTGATGTGTGACCAAGCGTCCCTCCTGGTAGAGAGCAAACCGCTGCCGTGCTGAGGCGGTGCTTATCGTGGTTAAATGTCTTGAAGCTACAAAGGTTCCCAGGAGGATCAGGACTGAGGACAGTTTGGCTGATTTAGCGGAATGGAGCTTCAGCACATTGAACCATTCAGTCAATGGGAGGGCAAGATAATGACTTATGATTAGTGCACCTCTGCACATGTATTTGTGTGATATTTTAGCCTGAGTCTTGCcatgaatctgtgtgtgtgtgtgtgtaggttggaGCAGCTGGGTTTTAATGCGCTACTCCAGCTGATGATTGGCGTTCCTCTGGAGATGGTACACGGAATTCTGAGAATCAGCCTTCTCTATATGGCAGGAGTGGtggcaggtgagtgtgtgtgtgtgtgtgtgtgtgtacatgtaattgtaattaatgtgtgtatgtgaaagcgagaggaaaaaagagagagtgtgaaagagagagtgttggTTGTGCTGTGGCTGCACTTTGACTAAATTCAGTATCATATTTATGCCTCATAGATCACTGGGacaatcaatacacacacacacacacacacacacacacacacacacacacacacaaactcataaACACCAGCCTGTGCTGCTGTAGTGAATGTGTACCATGAGTGTGGTGTTacggtatgtgtgtgtgtgtgtgtgtgtgtgttggaatcTGAGAGAGTAGCGAATCTATAATCGAGCCGCAGACAAGGTCATCTCCTACTCGttaaacgcacacacactcgtcaCAACAATACAAACGTTTACACACTTTGCACACTCTGAGGACGAGAAGAGGAGAAAGGAACAAGTAATGGAGATATAGtgtcagatagagagacagacacagatagagggtagacagaaagacagaaggatggtgagagagagagagtgagtgctgAGCCCTGCATCTGCAGCACAGCACAACATGCTGCTTATAGacatctgtctcacacacacacacacacacacacacacacacacacacacagtgtatgcTAGGTCAATATGTAATTATCACAGCTGATGATTATGTATTTTCCTGCAAGGTTATTTACTGTGCTTGCTTCAGCATGTATATCACGCATTTGCCTCCATGTGTGTTGTGCGGTGCCAAAATTTACGGTCGAATACCGACGtacgatttttatttttttggaccaGGACGTGGAGTGTGAGGAGGAAacgtgagagcgagagaagctTTTTGTGTACAGAAGAGGAAGACGGATTTAATATTTTACCGCCATGTGCTGATATCTTGATGCACTTTTGATGAGGATGGATGAGacgagcatgtgtgtgtgtgtgtgtgtgtgtgtgtgtgtgtg
This Ictalurus furcatus strain D&B chromosome 1, Billie_1.0, whole genome shotgun sequence DNA region includes the following protein-coding sequences:
- the rhbdl1 gene encoding rhomboid-related protein 1, producing the protein MLLALVQSDQHGHVCYQELIELLSSKRSSSFRRAIANGRRTLQREILLDETGLGVYKRFVRYVAYEILPCETDRRWYFHQNRLCPPPVFMAIVTIVQIVVFMCYGVRLNKWVLQTYQPDFMKSPLVYHPGHRAQVWRFFSYMFMHVGLEQLGFNALLQLMIGVPLEMVHGILRISLLYMAGVVAGSLTVSITDMRAPVVGGSGGVYALCSAHLANVVMNWAGMKCPYKLLRMILALVCMSSEVGRAVWLRFSPPLPSSGPQPSFMAHLSGAVVGISMGLLILRSYEESLHKQCSWWVLVFSFVTFLLFAIFWNIFAYELLGVQIPPPP